The Candidatus Zixiibacteriota bacterium genomic interval TGACAGACAACGCCACCGGGACTTAATTGAAGTAGTGAGACGAACAGGAGCCCGGATCCATCTCATACCCGACGGCGACATCGCCGCCTCGATTGCGGCGGCGACCGAGGGTACGGGAATTGATGTGGTGGTGGGCACCGGCGGTGCGCTCGCCGGCGTGTTGACAGCCGGCGCGCTTCGGTGCATGGGTGGCCAGTTGCTGGCACGCCTGGCGCCGACCAGCGACGAGGAGACCGAGTCGATCCGGCGCGCCGGAATAACGGATGTCTCGCGGGTTTTCACCGCCAGTGACCTTGTCGGGGGCGCCAATATCATGTTCGCGGCGACCGGTGTAACCGACGGCGACCTGCTGAACGGCGTGCGTTATCGCGCCGACGGCGCCACCACGCACTCGTTGGTCATGCGCTCGCGCAGCGGCACGCGTCGGATGATTATCACCGAGCATTTCTTTGATGAACAGCCGGAGTATTAACCAGGAACACTTAACCCAGGGAGATCGTCACTATGCAGAAAAAAATCACTGCGCGCCACTTCGACTTGACTCCTGAGATTCGGGAAAAGGCGGAAGAAGAGATGGACGGTCTCAGCCGCTTTTTCGACAATATCATCTCCTCCGAACTCATCCTGGACGTTGAGCGCCACCGGCGCATTGCGGAACTTCGAGTCAAAGTCTACAACCAGACCATGTCGGCGTCATCGGAGACCGACGACATGTATGCGTCGATCGATTCGGCGGTAGAAAAAGTCAAAGGGCAGCTCAAGAAGTACAAAGGTAAACTGAAAGACAAGGATCCGGGCGCGATCGGCAAGCTGCAGGAAGAGCGCACGCGCCCCTCGACCAACCCGGACGAGGTCGACGTCTGATTTACCGGACGCATTCGAAGCAGATTTCAGAGGCCGCCCGCACGGGCGGCCTCTCTTTTATGCATACCGTTACTGCTCGCGGGAAAGCAAGGCGGAGAGAAGGAACTCGACCTTCGTGCAATGAACGGTGGGGATAATGACGACGTACCGGGGGACGCGACTATTATTGCAGGGACAGCACCTGCACGAGATTGAACTCCCCGGGGCGGACTTCGAACCCGTTGACCATCTGTCTGTTCACCAGCAGGCCGCCGCTGTCGAGGAAGTCGATCGTCAGGTCGTAGATTCCGGGGTCGACCTCCAGGTCACCGGCGTAGATGCGGCCCGGCAGCAGCCGGGCGCAGCGAAGGTCGGCATTTTCGGAGATATCGGTGGCGACATCGATCGCGGCCTTTTTCAACCAGCCCTCCAGCCCGCCCGTATCCGCTTTTTTCTTGGCTTTGTGTGCGGCCAATCCTTTCGCCACCGCACGGGCCACTG includes:
- the raiA gene encoding ribosome-associated translation inhibitor RaiA; the protein is MQKKITARHFDLTPEIREKAEEEMDGLSRFFDNIISSELILDVERHRRIAELRVKVYNQTMSASSETDDMYASIDSAVEKVKGQLKKYKGKLKDKDPGAIGKLQEERTRPSTNPDEVDV